In the genome of Taurinivorans muris, one region contains:
- a CDS encoding ABC transporter permease, with protein MLVPIKKHFLFFLGTGIVLCMAFFAVFAPYLTPYSPTEPNVDMMLLPPSSSHVLGTDAVGRDIFTRLLYGARVSLWVGFIAVGISSAIGIALGLISGYFGGIIDEIIMRLVDIMLCFPSFFLILAVIAFLEPSVTNIMVVIGLTSWTGLTRLVRAETLSLRERDFVLAAKLSGASKFRILFVHILPNTLAPVFVSATLGIAGAILVESSLSFLGLGVQPPYPSWGNMLLDGKDVLSNAPWLSLFSGLAIFITVLGYNLLGESLRDMLDPRLKQR; from the coding sequence ATGCTTGTGCCTATAAAAAAACATTTTTTATTTTTTCTCGGGACAGGAATTGTTTTATGCATGGCATTTTTTGCTGTATTCGCCCCCTATTTAACACCTTATTCCCCGACGGAACCGAATGTCGACATGATGCTGCTTCCTCCAAGTTCTTCGCACGTGCTTGGAACGGACGCGGTAGGAAGGGATATTTTCACAAGGCTTTTATATGGGGCGAGGGTTTCATTATGGGTCGGCTTTATCGCTGTGGGCATTTCTTCCGCCATCGGCATAGCTCTCGGACTTATTTCAGGATACTTTGGCGGAATTATTGATGAAATTATCATGCGCCTTGTGGATATCATGCTTTGTTTTCCCTCATTTTTCCTGATTTTGGCGGTTATCGCTTTTTTGGAACCCAGCGTCACGAATATCATGGTTGTCATAGGTCTTACCTCTTGGACAGGACTTACAAGACTTGTACGGGCGGAAACCCTTTCTTTGCGCGAGCGTGATTTCGTTCTTGCCGCAAAATTGTCCGGTGCAAGTAAATTCCGTATCTTATTCGTCCATATTTTGCCCAATACCTTAGCGCCTGTTTTCGTATCCGCAACACTTGGCATCGCAGGCGCCATCTTAGTGGAATCGTCCTTGAGCTTTTTAGGACTCGGAGTACAGCCACCCTATCCCAGCTGGGGCAATATGCTTTTGGACGGAAAGGATGTTCTTAGCAATGCGCCGTGGTTATCCCTTTTTTCCGGACTTGCAATTTTCATTACCGTACTTGGCTATAATTTATTGGGAGAAAGTTTGCGTGACATGCTTGACCCGAGACTCAAACAACGTTAG
- a CDS encoding DUF3179 domain-containing (seleno)protein, with amino-acid sequence MKYKACVLSFFIVLTSILFFNSRCYSFPQSQQDLEYIAEHLVFTGIDSDNLQPLVNPEFTTVSLASMALDENDIVFIVATGSLKPLQQREVIILPQKIMVWHEVLNIIESDKAFAVTYSPISGTLATYNTKRDDLYLQLQADGRQYNANSVLMDINTNSRWSQMYGLCFLGTLTGRGLELMPTYWTTWDKAREYFMDKENAKVLLTPRTKKRYGKDPYGSYLDPESFYYNDQLVYPVSNIDTRMRLKDMVIGLELDKKLIAININYVKKKGIVNFFFDKYALVAVHDKKLDVVRIFDRTVWLGKDPLVIVKGTNRNFKDLQTQSTWDFDGVCRNGNYLGSFMKEYYGIYAFWYSFAAHNPETELIPGKSEVPDSALEIGVFQDKTIGEDLKGPVENSDMAIPWN; translated from the coding sequence ATGAAATACAAAGCATGCGTTTTATCTTTTTTTATTGTTTTGACAAGTATTTTATTTTTTAATTCAAGATGTTATTCATTTCCGCAATCGCAGCAGGACTTGGAATATATTGCCGAACATTTGGTTTTCACCGGAATTGATTCCGACAATTTGCAGCCCCTTGTAAATCCGGAGTTCACAACGGTAAGTTTGGCCTCAATGGCATTGGATGAGAACGATATTGTGTTCATTGTGGCTACCGGTTCACTAAAACCGTTGCAACAGCGTGAAGTCATTATTTTACCGCAAAAAATCATGGTTTGGCATGAGGTGCTGAACATTATCGAATCTGACAAAGCATTTGCCGTAACATACAGTCCGATTTCAGGAACATTGGCAACATATAATACGAAAAGGGACGATTTATATTTGCAGCTTCAGGCTGACGGCAGACAATACAATGCCAACAGCGTATTAATGGATATCAATACCAACAGCCGCTGGTCGCAGATGTACGGATTGTGTTTTTTAGGAACTCTCACGGGACGCGGTCTTGAGCTTATGCCGACATACTGGACGACATGGGATAAGGCACGTGAATATTTCATGGATAAGGAAAACGCAAAAGTGCTGCTGACTCCGAGAACCAAAAAACGCTATGGAAAAGACCCCTACGGTTCGTATCTTGACCCTGAGAGTTTTTATTATAATGACCAGCTCGTTTATCCGGTTTCCAATATCGATACGCGGATGAGGCTGAAAGATATGGTTATCGGTTTGGAACTTGATAAAAAACTTATCGCAATCAATATAAATTACGTGAAGAAAAAAGGCATAGTCAATTTTTTCTTTGATAAATACGCCTTAGTTGCCGTACATGATAAAAAGCTCGATGTTGTACGCATTTTTGACAGAACCGTATGGCTGGGCAAAGACCCGCTCGTTATTGTCAAAGGCACAAACAGAAATTTTAAAGACTTGCAGACGCAAAGCACATGGGATTTCGACGGCGTGTGCAGAAACGGAAATTACTTGGGGTCTTTTATGAAAGAATATTATGGCATTTATGCTTTTTGGTATAGTTTTGCCGCACATAATCCCGAAACAGAACTTATTCCCGGAAAAAGCGAAGTTCCTGATTCCGCTTTGGAAATCGGCGTTTTTCAAGATAAAACAATTGGCGAAGATTTGAAAGGTCCTGTTGAAAACAGCGATATGGCTATTCCTTGGAATTAA
- a CDS encoding DNA repair protein RecN yields the protein MLEYLRIRDLALIDDTELDFTQGMNVLTGETGAGKTFILKAIQFLLGEKLSADMVRKGKEKAQVEAIFYIGDEEYMLRRELVAETGRSRFFLNGNVSNQDTIKELRPLLILHVGQHGQQRLLQPSFQAGLIDDFIENKTLLQQKEESVKALKNCIQEKKDLLDKIAVLKDKRELLEMQQTEIEKVDPEPHEEENLENLRLQFKNSDHIRQAYEEGLGILFGNDGSSGLIQQLNQLERVIANLTKDTSFDHDMGTAYDALLNFQEEVKELGNKFRNIPSPDVDSEMNLNEIESRLFQLAQLKRKLNRSIEQILTLKEEVEENLSFLDACNLDIINIEKRERELTQALQEILEQTNTAREQAAAKFCLALQEELRGLGFSEKVQVIPELVEHAVIKDSLSPCIEKTVRLLWAPNPGQNPQALDKIASGGELSRFLLAVIGLQQSQYEDATLIFDEVDAGVGGITLNRVAERLSALAEKRQMLLITHWPQLAMRGRNHFKITKEFIDDETYSRCVRLNEAEKQKELERMAGKE from the coding sequence ATGTTAGAATATTTGAGAATACGTGATTTAGCTTTGATTGATGATACGGAATTGGACTTTACGCAGGGCATGAATGTGCTTACCGGTGAAACCGGCGCAGGCAAGACATTTATTCTGAAAGCGATACAGTTTCTGCTCGGTGAAAAATTAAGTGCGGATATGGTGCGAAAAGGCAAAGAAAAAGCGCAAGTGGAAGCAATTTTTTACATAGGCGACGAAGAATACATGCTTCGCCGCGAACTTGTGGCTGAAACGGGAAGAAGCAGATTTTTTCTCAACGGCAACGTCAGCAACCAAGATACTATCAAGGAATTGCGTCCGTTACTGATTTTACATGTCGGGCAGCACGGGCAGCAAAGGCTTTTGCAGCCCAGTTTCCAAGCCGGTCTCATTGATGATTTCATTGAAAATAAAACGCTCCTGCAACAAAAGGAAGAAAGCGTCAAGGCTCTTAAAAACTGCATTCAGGAGAAAAAGGATTTATTGGATAAGATTGCGGTTCTGAAAGATAAACGGGAACTTTTGGAAATGCAGCAAACGGAAATCGAAAAAGTGGATCCGGAACCTCATGAAGAGGAAAATCTTGAAAATTTAAGACTTCAATTTAAAAACAGTGACCATATTCGGCAAGCCTATGAGGAAGGCTTGGGAATTTTGTTCGGCAATGACGGATCGAGCGGACTTATTCAGCAGCTGAACCAATTGGAACGCGTCATTGCAAATTTAACAAAAGATACTTCATTTGACCATGATATGGGAACAGCTTATGACGCTTTACTCAATTTTCAGGAAGAAGTGAAAGAATTGGGCAATAAATTCAGAAATATCCCAAGTCCAGATGTTGACAGTGAAATGAATTTAAATGAAATCGAGTCCCGCCTGTTCCAATTGGCGCAATTAAAACGTAAACTCAACCGTTCAATCGAACAAATTCTAACTCTTAAAGAAGAAGTTGAAGAAAACCTTTCTTTTCTTGACGCTTGTAATCTTGACATTATTAATATTGAAAAAAGAGAAAGAGAATTGACGCAAGCATTGCAGGAAATTTTGGAACAAACCAATACGGCACGGGAACAAGCCGCAGCAAAATTTTGCTTAGCCCTGCAAGAAGAGCTGCGCGGACTCGGTTTTTCCGAAAAAGTACAAGTCATTCCTGAATTAGTTGAACATGCTGTGATAAAAGACAGCCTATCCCCTTGCATAGAAAAAACGGTTCGCCTGCTTTGGGCGCCGAACCCCGGACAAAATCCGCAAGCTCTTGACAAAATCGCCTCAGGCGGTGAATTATCCCGTTTCTTATTGGCTGTAATCGGCTTACAGCAATCCCAATATGAAGACGCAACGCTTATTTTTGACGAAGTTGATGCGGGTGTTGGCGGAATAACATTGAACCGGGTTGCGGAACGTCTTTCCGCTTTGGCGGAAAAAAGGCAAATGCTTTTAATAACCCACTGGCCGCAATTGGCTATGCGTGGAAGAAATCATTTTAAAATCACCAAGGAATTTATTGATGATGAAACATACAGCCGCTGCGTCCGCCTCAATGAAGCAGAAAAGCAAAAGGAACTGGAACGCATGGCGGGAAAAGAATAG
- a CDS encoding ABC transporter permease has product MRYSVLGFLLYCSKKLLWILLVFLGITLISFFVMHLAPGSPTDMQTSLNPLVNEAYREKLNALYGLDKPIFIQYYDWLSRLVQFDFGNSLSGNGRPVLDAILERLPLTVGLNVTSLLLALFFAFPIGIISAVHQGKFIDKFFTFLVFLGFAMPGFWLALLLMLYLGIEHNLVPLSGITSLDFDTLSFTEKCLDVIHHLFLPVLVSTVGALAGTSRFLRSSMLEVLRQDYILTAKAKGLTKNIIIYKHALRNALLPVITLLGLSIPGLIGGSVIIESIFALPGLGQLFYNAVMARDYPLIMGNLVFGAVLTLAGNLLADFCYKLADPRISLKTGN; this is encoded by the coding sequence TTGCGTTATTCCGTGCTTGGTTTTTTATTGTATTGCTCAAAAAAACTTTTGTGGATATTGCTTGTTTTTTTAGGAATTACCCTCATCAGTTTTTTTGTCATGCACTTAGCACCGGGTTCGCCAACGGATATGCAGACAAGTTTGAACCCTCTTGTCAACGAAGCATACAGAGAAAAGCTCAATGCCCTGTATGGTCTTGATAAACCTATTTTCATTCAATATTATGACTGGCTTTCCCGTTTGGTTCAATTCGATTTTGGCAATTCCTTATCCGGAAACGGACGCCCCGTCCTTGACGCCATTTTGGAACGCTTGCCCCTGACTGTCGGATTGAACGTAACTTCCCTGCTTCTCGCGCTTTTCTTCGCTTTTCCCATCGGAATAATTTCAGCTGTCCATCAAGGAAAATTCATTGACAAGTTTTTTACTTTCTTGGTTTTTTTGGGTTTTGCCATGCCGGGGTTTTGGCTTGCGCTTCTTTTAATGCTGTATTTGGGCATTGAACATAATCTTGTCCCTTTATCCGGAATAACAAGTTTGGATTTCGATACCTTATCATTTACGGAAAAATGCCTTGATGTCATACATCATCTGTTTTTGCCAGTGCTTGTTTCAACAGTCGGCGCATTAGCGGGAACCTCACGTTTTTTACGTTCTTCCATGCTTGAAGTTTTACGTCAGGATTATATTCTTACGGCAAAAGCGAAAGGACTGACAAAAAATATCATTATTTACAAACACGCCCTAAGAAACGCCCTACTTCCCGTAATAACCCTGCTTGGACTTTCCATACCCGGTCTTATAGGCGGCAGTGTGATTATCGAAAGCATTTTTGCGCTTCCCGGACTTGGACAATTATTTTACAATGCGGTCATGGCAAGGGATTATCCGCTTATTATGGGAAATTTGGTTTTCGGAGCTGTGCTTACGCTCGCGGGAAATTTGCTTGCTGATTTCTGTTACAAACTGGCTGACCCGAGGATTTCACTTAAAACAGGAAATTAA